The Natronosporangium hydrolyticum nucleotide sequence GCTTCGTTGATCTCCTCCGGGGTGGGGTTGGTGCCCGCCGCCGCGATCGCCCGGTCCAGCACCGCCGCCGCGTCGTACGAGGCCATCACGATCGAGTTCGGCACCCGGTCCGGGTACTCGGCGTACCAGGCGGCGACGAACTCCCGGTTGGCGGCGTTGTCCAGGTCCGGAGAGTAGTTGAGTGCATTGTAGATACCGGCCGCGGTATCCCCCTGCTGCTTGAGGATTTCGCCGTCGGTGACGAACCCGGCCGCGTACAGCGGCAGGTGGGAGATCGGAGACTCGGCGTACTGGGTGACGAAGTCGACCGAATTCCCGGCGCCCCAGAAACAATAGACCGCTACCGCGTCGGTTGCGGCGATCTCGGCAAGGTACGGGGTGAAGTCGGTGGTGTCCGGGAACGGGGTGAAGGTCGCCGTCTCGCCGTCCGGATTGGCCAGTTCACCGCCGAGCTCCAAGAACGTCTCGGTGAAGCCACGCAGCTCGTCCCGGCCACCCTGGAAGTCGGGCCCGATCGCATACACCTCCCCGTCGACCTGATCGTGCACGAACGGCGCCATCGCGATACCCGGCTCCACCGACAACAGGTTGGTGTTCCACACCCAGGTCACATCGTCCAGCTCGGGCCGCCCCAACGACCCGACCAACGGCACCCGATGCTCGGTGAGCAGCGGCAACAGGGCGGTCACGTTACCCCCGTTGATGATGCCGGTGATCGCCGAGACACCGTCCTGCTCCAGCATCGTCACCGCCGACTCGACCGCGACCTCCGACTCGTACCCCTCGTCGGCGAAGAGCAGCTCCACCGGGTGGCCTCCGAGCATGCCGTCGCGCATGTCGAGATAGAGCTGGAACCCGTCCCGCAGCTCCGAACCCGGCTCCTCGAACGGACCGTCAAGGTTGGCGATCAACCCGATCCGGATAGTCTCCGCCGACTCGCCCGAGGTGCCGCCGCAGGCGGTCGCCGCGACCACCAGCGCCGTTGCCACGGCGCTGGTGGCGACCCGTCGCACAGTGCCCATCCCAGCCACCTCTCGTTACGCCAGCGTCGCCCGGGGCGCGGGGGTGAGCGCCTCACCCATCCGGATGGCCAGATCGGTCATCTCATACGAGACCTTGCCGACATCGCAGGTCGGGGCTGCCAGCACCAGCAGCGAAGCACCCTGGCTGAACGCGATGCAGAACATGAACCCGCCCTCCAGCTGGGTCACATTGGAGATCATCGCGCCCGCCTCGAAGAATCGGGCCGCCCCGGTCAGCAGCGCCACCAGGCCGCTTCCGGTGGCGGCGAGCTGATCCGCCCGGTCCCTCGGCAGGCCCTCGTTATGCGCCAGCACCATCCCGTCGGTCGAGATCGCGAGCGCGTGGCTGACATCCTGCGTACGCTGGACGAAGTTCTGTAGTAGCCAGTTCAGGTCATTCGAGCTTGTCACGACGGCTGCTCCAGGCGGGTGGATGGGACGGACGACGGCGGGCGATGGCCCGCCACGCCCCGGGCGTAGGCGGACATCGCCGCCGCGATACTGGACGGGTCGAGCCGGTTACCCCCGCCCTCGGTCGGCGTCGGCGCGGCCGGCATCAGGTGCTGTTGCGGCACCCGCCGCGGCAACTCGCCGTTGGCGGGCGCGGGCGAACCGGGTGACCCGGCAGGGCCGGTGGGCCCGGGCGCCCCGGCAGATCCGGCGGACCCCGAGAGCCCGGCGGGGCCGGAGGATCCGGAGGACCCGGACGAGGCGATAGCCACCGCGCGTTCCATCGCCGCCGCCCATTGTTGGCCGCCGCCGTCCGGCCAGGCGACGACCGCATCCGTCCCCTCGACAACGGTCTCGAACCAGCCGTTGATCGTCGGCGGGCCGGCGACCGACGGCGCGACCACCGACGGCGCGGCCCCGGCCAATGGCGTCGACGCAGGCTGGAACAGCGGTGCCGCCGGCGGCGGCGCCGGCGCCGGCCGGGCCTGCGGCGGCTCCGCCGTCGGTGCCGGCATCACGGCGTGAGTCGCCCGCGACGCGGTGGCGACCGGCATCGGCTGCGTCACCGCATGCTGCTGCGGCGGCGGGAACTCGGACCGGGCCGCGGCCGGCTGCGGCGCAGCAGACTGCGGAGCCGCCGAGCCCCACTGCGGCGCCGCCGGCTCCGGCGCCCCCCAGGAGATCAGCTGCCACGGAATCCGTACCTCGGCGACCGTGCCACCGCTGGTAGCGGGGCGCAGTGCGACCTGGATGTCCCAGCGGGCGGCGAGCTGGCCGACCACGATCAGGCCCATCGCCCGTACCCCGGCGATCTCGACTGAGCCGGGCTCCGCCAGCTGCGCGTTGATCTGCGCGCACCGCTGATGTGACAGCCCGACCCCCTGGTCGATCACCCGGAGCACGAGCACGTCCGGCAACGACTGGCTCTCCACCCACACCTCGGTCTCCGGCGAAGAGTAGGCGGTAGCGTTGTCGAGCAGCTCGGCCAGCAGGTGGGCCAGCTCATCGACCGCCTCGCCAGCCACACAGTGACCGTCGTCGAACGAGCCGATCCACACCCGGGTGTACTGCTCGATCTGCGACAGGCCCGCCTGCACCACCGTGACGATCGGCACGGCCTTGCCGCGGACCCGGGAAGTACCCGACCCGCCCAACACCAACAGGCTCTGGTTGATCCGCGCCATCCGGGTGGCGAGATGGTCCAGCTCGTAAAGTTCACGCAGCCGGTCCGGGTCGGTCTCGTCCCGCTCCACCCGGTCGACCTGCACCAGCAACGAGTCCACCAGACGCTGCTCCCGACGGGACAGGTGCACGAACATCTCCGCGACCTTCCCCCGCAGCACCGCCTGCTCGCCGGCGGTCCGAACCGCCTCCCGGTGCAACGCCCGCACCGCCGCGCCCACCTCGGCGATCTCGTCGTCGCCCACCACCACAAGCTCGGCGGCGGAGCGGTCAGCGATCTCGTTCGGGGACAACGGCTGGGTGGTGGCGCTCAACTCCCGCACCACCGCCGGCAACCGCTCGTACGCCGCGGTGTTGGCCGACTCCTGCAGCCGGCGCAGCCGTTTAGTGATCCGCTGGGCGACCACGCTGGTGAGCACCGCCGTCAGCGCCACCACCAGCAGGATTCCCGCCGCCTGCACAGCTGCGTTGCGTAGCTGAACTCCGCGGGCCGCCGCCAACTGTTCCGCAAACTCGGCATCCACCGCCCGCTGGACCGTGTAGAGCTCCGCCATCCAGACATTCGTCGCCTCGGTCCACTCCGTGGCGTCGAGCCGGAGCCGTTCGCCGGGCAACGCCCGACCCACTTCATCCTGCAGCCGCTGCGCGGTCACCACCGACGCGTCGGTACCGACCTGCTCCCACTGGGCCGCCCACGAAGGGTCGGCGAGATCAAGGAAGTCGGTACTGGCATCCGCCAGCCGAGCCCGAGCGCTGGCGCTCTCCTGCTGGGCAGCCGGCGTCAGCTCCGCCATCGCCAAGCTACGGAGCACCACGATCTGCAGCTGTCCGATGGCTTCCCCGGAGGCCGCGAGCGCCGCGGCGGCCCGGGCGTCGTCGACCAACAGACTCGACGTACCGGCGGCGGCCTCCTCCCGCAACGTCAACAGGTCGGCGATGAGAATCCGGTAGCTGAACGAAACCGCGGAGAGCGTGGCGTACTCACTCGCGGCGACCTGCCCGCGCACCGTCTCCAGGTTGCCCAGGCCGGTGTCGACCTGCCGCAGGGTGCCGGTCACCGCGTCGGTGGGGGCACCGTGGCTCGCGAACGCGTCGATCGCGTCGTCGGTGTCCCGCGCGGCTCGGTCGAACTCCTGAATCGCGGAGGCGTCACCACTGGTCAACGCGACCGCGGCGGCGGTCCGTTCGGCCTGGAGCGTTCGCGCCAGCGACCCGGCGTCGGTGGAGAGCGCGGCGAGCTGCTGCATCTCCCCCGCCTCGGCGACCTGCCGAACGCTGTTCGAGAAGGTCAAGCCGGCGAACCCGACCACGGCAAGCAACGGCACGGCAACCAGCAACCGGAGCAACGTGGCGATGTTGCCCCGGGGACGCCAGCGCGGTCGCAGGGCATGTGGCGCAACGGCCGCGGTCGCGATCGTCCTCGTCACGACGATGCACCCCTCTCACTGTCAAAGACACCCCGCCGGGGGAGTTTGTCAGCGCTGGCCGGGCGGCGAACCGCCGTACTTGCGTTGATCACCGGAACGAAACCGTAAGCTCACATGTCGCGTGCGTCAAGTAAATGCGGGCCGATACTTTCCGGAAGACCGATAGCGGACAGCCGACTTCAAACCCTCGGCCGGCGCCGCCCAGCCGCCGGAAATTCGGGCTCCGGCGCAGGTAGCAGGCTACGGAAGTCGGTCG carries:
- a CDS encoding ABC transporter substrate-binding protein, which translates into the protein MGTVRRVATSAVATALVVAATACGGTSGESAETIRIGLIANLDGPFEEPGSELRDGFQLYLDMRDGMLGGHPVELLFADEGYESEVAVESAVTMLEQDGVSAITGIINGGNVTALLPLLTEHRVPLVGSLGRPELDDVTWVWNTNLLSVEPGIAMAPFVHDQVDGEVYAIGPDFQGGRDELRGFTETFLELGGELANPDGETATFTPFPDTTDFTPYLAEIAATDAVAVYCFWGAGNSVDFVTQYAESPISHLPLYAAGFVTDGEILKQQGDTAAGIYNALNYSPDLDNAANREFVAAWYAEYPDRVPNSIVMASYDAAAVLDRAIAAAGTNPTPEEINEAIDQLGQIDSPRGPWRFAEHTHAPIQKWYLRQVRTDGRALANVVVSELTTLGD
- a CDS encoding roadblock/LC7 domain-containing protein, coding for MTSSNDLNWLLQNFVQRTQDVSHALAISTDGMVLAHNEGLPRDRADQLAATGSGLVALLTGAARFFEAGAMISNVTQLEGGFMFCIAFSQGASLLVLAAPTCDVGKVSYEMTDLAIRMGEALTPAPRATLA
- a CDS encoding nitrate- and nitrite sensing domain-containing protein; amino-acid sequence: MTRTIATAAVAPHALRPRWRPRGNIATLLRLLVAVPLLAVVGFAGLTFSNSVRQVAEAGEMQQLAALSTDAGSLARTLQAERTAAAVALTSGDASAIQEFDRAARDTDDAIDAFASHGAPTDAVTGTLRQVDTGLGNLETVRGQVAASEYATLSAVSFSYRILIADLLTLREEAAAGTSSLLVDDARAAAALAASGEAIGQLQIVVLRSLAMAELTPAAQQESASARARLADASTDFLDLADPSWAAQWEQVGTDASVVTAQRLQDEVGRALPGERLRLDATEWTEATNVWMAELYTVQRAVDAEFAEQLAAARGVQLRNAAVQAAGILLVVALTAVLTSVVAQRITKRLRRLQESANTAAYERLPAVVRELSATTQPLSPNEIADRSAAELVVVGDDEIAEVGAAVRALHREAVRTAGEQAVLRGKVAEMFVHLSRREQRLVDSLLVQVDRVERDETDPDRLRELYELDHLATRMARINQSLLVLGGSGTSRVRGKAVPIVTVVQAGLSQIEQYTRVWIGSFDDGHCVAGEAVDELAHLLAELLDNATAYSSPETEVWVESQSLPDVLVLRVIDQGVGLSHQRCAQINAQLAEPGSVEIAGVRAMGLIVVGQLAARWDIQVALRPATSGGTVAEVRIPWQLISWGAPEPAAPQWGSAAPQSAAPQPAAARSEFPPPQQHAVTQPMPVATASRATHAVMPAPTAEPPQARPAPAPPPAAPLFQPASTPLAGAAPSVVAPSVAGPPTINGWFETVVEGTDAVVAWPDGGGQQWAAAMERAVAIASSGSSGSSGPAGLSGSAGSAGAPGPTGPAGSPGSPAPANGELPRRVPQQHLMPAAPTPTEGGGNRLDPSSIAAAMSAYARGVAGHRPPSSVPSTRLEQPS